Genomic window (Apis cerana isolate GH-2021 linkage group LG1, AcerK_1.0, whole genome shotgun sequence):
aattcatcACCATTtagtaacaaaattaaataatttaccaaaatatttaaatatagacaTGCAAATTGACAAAccatatattaaacaaaccatataagtaatataaaaagaatagaacATACCAACGTCGCTATTTGTTCCACTAGAATCTTCTTTATCAGATTGAATTTCTAATTCAacctttttaactttatttggTGTTTCTTCTTCAAATGTTTCTACAGATTCTTGtgtagttataatattttcattatttgttgatatactataacaaaataattaatataataaaataagtaaataatttttttataaatagttattaattattatgaaatatttataatacaaaccGTTTCTTTGGTACAGttgattgttttttattaataatttgtggGTGATCTTTCATCCACAACTGTTGTTTTGCTTTTAATTCCTCCAGGgctgataatatatttgtatcagcAATATCAAATGCAGTTTGATCCTAACAATGTAAAGTTATGAAAGAGACAATTTTggttattcataaaataaaacaattgtaaTCTTAcagcataatttttaatgtccATATTACAAAAGTTTTCCACTAAAAGTTCACAGGCTTCCAATTGTCCCCAATGTGCTGCAGCATGTAAAGGTGTCCAACCATCAAAATCTTGAGCATTAACATCACATCTAGCTTGAAGTAATATTCTGTAATATTAGTGATAAACAAACAATAACTTTATTtgatctttttctattattcatttttttctaacaatttattttaatagaatctaAAGATTCTTACTCCATGACATCAATGTAGCCTTTAGCAGCGGCAACATGAAGAGCAGTAGCTCCTGATTTAGGATGGATTGAATCCTTACCAGCTACTCCTGATTGCCATGCTCTGGCATCATTTAACATTGATCTTTCTTCTTCACTTCTAGCTTGATCACAATCTATACCTATAGaccatataaattatatataaattataaaatatcttttttataataataatttttttttataaaagaattttaaatacaaaccaGCTTTACTTATATGTTGTTGCAGCATATCTTCCATTTCAACACTTTCAGCAATATCAAGAGCCAATTGACCATCATAATTAACTGCTGCCAAATTACAtcctttttctattaaatatctgtaaaaatttgatttttttatttaaataagtttcttAAACTTtcttaaactattattttatataataattattaaatataaatattaattatataatatcaagataaaaatgatactAACTTAGCAATAGATATAAATCCACAAGATGCAGTTGCATGCAATGGTGTCCATCCTTCATTATCTCCACAATTGATATCAGCTCCTTTTTCCACTAAAAATTCGACCATATCCAGATCATCATTGATACATGcctataattgaaatattgtgaatttttttagttatataagatataattataaaaatatcttaaagacagtacttatatatatgagaacaagacataaaaagttatataaatgtcaatgatataacttttaaaaatatattaacaaatatttttaagattaacttcatttgtatttatattattaaataatgaaaaaaaaatttgttttattgataacttttttattttattgataaattttaataatacatataaaataaatgtgatattaataattttaaatataatataaattgtttatttattttatagtttgaatagacaaatataatgttatttaaaaaatgatgtcacatataaattaaaaaggacATTATGTATCATAACATTTTAAGACAGAGGACATAGAATACAGATGCTGCAGTCTCTGACTTCTAACAGAGAACTATAAATAGCATTTGATGCCTGATGTATTTTCACATTCTATTTTCGCAAATCCATGAAATGCCTAAACTTCCTCTTACTATCACACttaaataatagtaacaaatataatatattttatgtaaaataattttattctatattttcagataaatcattttgatcaaaaagataaataaaaaaataaattagtgctttataaatgattttatctgAATTTAGTAATTACATAACTATGATataattcattcaataaaacttataaattaaatttaattcaataataataataaacaaaaattatgaaaatttaaacaatatatctaatgataattttatttcttatgaatattacatttgaataagaaaatgtttttattcaaaaatataataaaagtcatttttaattacatgatatttctttatttaaactactaaaaaaaagtttaaatttatatttttaaatatattaaaaaaaataatttttgaatatttataggtttttaataaatctttctaaTTGCTCATgttcaaataataatgtataaaaatattaacagtgagttaattaatattctattaatttttttcaatttatatatttttatctttatatgtcTTTATATATCTTCAATTTAACTTTACaatttaagtattattaaaattcacattattaataattcacatattaataataaaataaaattctaaagtaaactattaattaataaaatatattgtagatattgtatatgcataaatattgcaaatttatttgaacaatacaatatttatattaataatcaaaaataaaaatattttaaaaagagattttgttcaattaattGCGTAAagctatatatgtataaatttaatttatttattatttaatttatctgtttgaaagtataattaatataataataaaaacattaatttataagatatttcctataatttaaataattatatataaaataatttaatattaaatatttagtattaaataatataatattaaataatttaaataagcaatttttaatagtttaaaataataaataataaatttatatgatattaaattttattcatgacaattaatattaacttaaagaaatgaaagaaaatttattattacattttaattaatttaaaactgaaaaataatttaataatttttacatttatataattataaatataaattttgatgaatattaaatgaaataaacaatttttacatataatgtatatatttttaagataaactaaagaattattatacttctttttaaaatataatttattataattcgtaaatatgttatgaataattttgctcatttttgaaattcattcgctgtatatataaacaataatcatGTAAGAGTGGGGGTAAACAGTTTTGTTGACTGTTATCAGAGGGAGTAGTTGTATGGCTTGAATTGCGAGAGATAGCGGAAGCGAGCATTTTGTAGCGAAATGCATGTTttcctattattaaataacattgtagatataaaagaaaaatttatagattacatttaaattagataGCTGGAACATGTgacattttgcaataaaaattataattaagaagaaCAACATGACAAGAAAACAAAACTGGAATTCAATCAAGTTTGTTGTCGTGgatatatatagcgaaaaaatCACGGATAATAaatggataataaatataaataaaaataaagaagaagaatcaagGAATTTTACTTGATGTAATGCTGTAAGACCGTCAACATTTCCGGTGTTGATATCCGCCCCCTTTTGAAGTAAACGTACGACCTCCTCCTTGTCGCCTGCCGCGCATGCTGCCAGAAACACACAATCCGCAGAGAATTTAATCTTCCGTGCAATCTGACGTGGTTGAGTCGGTTCGCGATTTGTTTCGGACTGTTCCCAGCGTTTGAGTTGTTCAGCCCTTTTAAATAGGGCTGAACTCGAACGACTCTCGAGAGACATTACCCGAAAACACGCACGACTGCACTTAAGAACCTTATAACCACTTCGCACagtctcttctctttctttctcttcttccactctctctcttctttacgtttttagattttaacttCGCCGAGGCCACTTCACTTCAGTTCACTTTGCGTGATTCGACACGCTGAAACAATCGTTTCTCACTTTTTACCTCCATATACAACTTAATCGCGGATCGCGtgtttttctagaaaaaaaaatatacgttaaAATTCGTTCTGACGGAGTATGAAGGGAGCGGTCGGTCGCCTTCACCAGACTCAGTTACAGGACGGCTAGATTCGCGTGCTCTTTGCTATTCTTGGCCGTCCCGTACCGTATGAGCTGTATGGAAACTAACGAAACAACCTGTAGTATAGCCAACATTTTACGCTCTTATGTTTCTAGTGactatttaattgttttatatgtttatcatGTTTTGTATCTGTTTTATCACGACTATTTCaaatagtatattaaaaatagcaatcttaaaaaatatttttatatatagtaaaaataattagattccATGCAACTACAAAATTATAAgcataaaagatttattacttAAAGTAAGCtgtagttttatataatagaaatattttgatatactttatatattagtatttaatttttaatatattaattatgtattaaaatctattttaatacataaaaatacataaaaaaaatataatatttataatggatTTAGagtagaagaaataattattttttaaataacatattatttatttttatagttttaaaaataaactttgattttatattgtatgtatagttactttttctgttttgaagttgacatttatttttttatttctctaggACCATGAAATCATTTAGATTTTCGTGAAAGTCATTCTTAGTTGAGGTTAATAATAGTTCTTGCTAAAAATTGTAAGCGAAGTAGTTTAAAGAggtgttataataataatttgtgaaCAATGAATACTGAACAAATTCTTAAGTACGACATCAaacaatgtttaaatttaataataactggTAAAAATGCAGATGTTATTGAAGGATGGACCAGACttcaaaaattagaaagtGAGCCCGTATAtggacaattaaataattatgaaagtaTTTTACGAGAAATACtcaatgatgaaataaaaaatgtacaagAAGTTTCAAGAATTATGATTtggttttcgaaatatttgatgGAAAAACCATATACTGttcattcaatttcaaatgataTAGCAACAATGTTAAGGAATACAGAAATCAGTGATATGTCTCATTTGACAATGATACTTCAAGTATTATTAGAACACAGTGTATATTTACCAGAATCTGTGAGTCATTCAAAACTTTGTGAAGCAATTGTTATTAGTTTGTCTACTTTTGTAATGCCATGTGATCCAAAAAAGATTTCAGAATTTAATGACAATGCTACAAAAGtacaaaactttttaaaaataataagatcaaaatctaagaacattgaaaatgataatttaattttcatatgtttGCAaacattatatagaataatatctgATACTAAACAAAAACAAGATCCTGGACCTGGCTTAGCTGCTGTATTACAAGTAGTAGAACCTTCTATTATACCACAAGCTGTTAATTGGATTCTTTCTGAATCACATTCTGATGCCCAATTAACTCAagctttaaaagttttatgtaGTTGGCTTCCAAAATGGATAGGTGATCGATTAAGTATTTGGATTATGGAATTTATACTTGGATTAGAAAAAAgacataaatattcaatacttATTGAAGTTACTAAAGCAAAGATTGATGTAATGTTTCGTGCTTTATCTGTACCTGTATTTCGTCAAAATGCTtccacaattatattttatatattaaaaagacaaGGATCTCCAACCTTGTTTCAAAGTATAATAAGAAACACACAAATagtgatatctttttttctaatgaaagAAGATTCTGAATCAAGCAAGGAATGCATACAAAATTTAgttgatattatgaaaatacttacattaagattttcaaatcagcgtgtttgcaataatttagaaaatagctTTCCAGTTCAGCCACGAATGcacattattaaagaaatatggaATGAACATGTTTGGATAGatgaaatggaagaaattgaACCAATAATTGAATCTCCAAAAACACATTTGGGAAAAGTTGGACTTTCAAATCTTGGAAATACATGTTATATGAATAGTGTATTACAAGCATTGTTAATGACTAAACAATTTTGTTATGAAGTATTAATGTACAAACCTTTAAGCAAAACTGATGATCAAATTGTACTTAAAAAGTTGCAAAATCTATTtgctttgttattatattcaaaaagaatttccTTGGCACCAACTGAAGTTTTATTAGCTTCACGTCCTGCTTATTTTCTACCGGGTCAACAACAAGATAGCTCAGAATTTCTCtggttaatatattattaatattttaatgcttttttttattagaataataatttataattattatttattaactttttattaattgttattgtttttattaattaataaaaaaaatcatgttaTTTAATAGAGAATATgttttgaatgattaaattaaatatacattaatatttaaaataatatttgaaaaaaatgtttttgctagttatgatttaattataacatttaattttaattaaaatatttccatgtaatttaagtaatatgttatttttcaacagtCATCTTTTAGATCTTTTACATGAGCAAGAAAAGTCAACTACTATAAATAGTGAAGCTAATactaatcttaaatataaggatgatagagaaataaatgatatttcatcaATAAGTGAGGAAGGAGCTAGTATTAAACGTTGGACTACTGAAGAAGATTTAAGTGGAAGTATtgtattagaaagaaaaacacaATCATTAGCAGATTTTACTCAtggtatttttcattctttaatctttttttttaaaatgtataacaatattattttaagtatattttatattaaatttatattattgcagGTGAAGATTTAGCACAAGTACAGGAACTTAGTGATTCACATTCGGATTCTACAGATAGTGGAATACAATCTGTAGGTGGAGAAGATACAAGTAGTCAAGTACCTCTTGTGCATAGAGTATTAGgaggaaaatgtaaaattacttATCAATGTGCTCAATGTGATACTAGTTCTGATAATACTGATAAATTTCGCGATTTACAATTATGTTTCCCAGAAGAGATTCAAGAAAATCAGGAAGTTTCTGTTCaagatcttataaattattatcttacacCAGAAAAATTAACtggtgaaaataaatatcgttgcGATAAATGTATGAAGTTATGTGATGcacaaagaattataaaaattttgcatgcacctacatatttaattttaatattgaaacattttcGTTATGATTTTGATACAAGATTAAGAACAAAATTACGGCACAAAGTGATGTATAATGAAACTATACAATTACCAGTATCAACATCATTATGCACAACTACAGAAAATTATCAGTTATATGCAGCTGTTGTTCATTCGGGTTATAGTATGGACTATGGTCATTATTTCACTTATGCTCGCGATTCGAAACAAAATTGGTACAAATTTAATGATAGTTATGTCTCACAAACgacatttaatgattttaaggaTTTAAAACCACCAGACACaccttatatattattttatgaaaaaactgTGCCATTTGAAGGACTTTATGATGAAGATAAACctgaattattaacattaaataaacatttacaaGAACTAGTGGCAAATGATACTACAGCTTATATTGAGGAATTGAGACATCAAGCTGAAAAATCTCAACGCGGACggcataattcaatattatttcgaaagaatGAGAATTCTGATGATGAAAATCCTCCACCTAGTAACTGTCGGGGTGCAGTTAATATGCCTGCGAGTCGTTTCCTctattaagttattttaacatgaaaat
Coding sequences:
- the LOC108002564 gene encoding ubiquitin carboxyl-terminal hydrolase 35, with translation MNTEQILKYDIKQCLNLIITGKNADVIEGWTRLQKLESEPVYGQLNNYESILREILNDEIKNVQEVSRIMIWFSKYLMEKPYTVHSISNDIATMLRNTEISDMSHLTMILQVLLEHSVYLPESVSHSKLCEAIVISLSTFVMPCDPKKISEFNDNATKVQNFLKIIRSKSKNIENDNLIFICLQTLYRIISDTKQKQDPGPGLAAVLQVVEPSIIPQAVNWILSESHSDAQLTQALKVLCSWLPKWIGDRLSIWIMEFILGLEKRHKYSILIEVTKAKIDVMFRALSVPVFRQNASTIIFYILKRQGSPTLFQSIIRNTQIVISFFLMKEDSESSKECIQNLVDIMKILTLRFSNQRVCNNLENSFPVQPRMHIIKEIWNEHVWIDEMEEIEPIIESPKTHLGKVGLSNLGNTCYMNSVLQALLMTKQFCYEVLMYKPLSKTDDQIVLKKLQNLFALLLYSKRISLAPTEVLLASRPAYFLPGQQQDSSEFLCHLLDLLHEQEKSTTINSEANTNLKYKDDREINDISSISEEGASIKRWTTEEDLSGSIVLERKTQSLADFTHGEDLAQVQELSDSHSDSTDSGIQSVGGEDTSSQVPLVHRVLGGKCKITYQCAQCDTSSDNTDKFRDLQLCFPEEIQENQEVSVQDLINYYLTPEKLTGENKYRCDKCMKLCDAQRIIKILHAPTYLILILKHFRYDFDTRLRTKLRHKVMYNETIQLPVSTSLCTTTENYQLYAAVVHSGYSMDYGHYFTYARDSKQNWYKFNDSYVSQTTFNDFKDLKPPDTPYILFYEKTVPFEGLYDEDKPELLTLNKHLQELVANDTTAYIEELRHQAEKSQRGRHNSILFRKNENSDDENPPPSNCRGAVNMPASRFLY